GCGCTCAGCAAGTTGCCGAGGAAACTCGACGGTTCGCCCACCGCGCCAAAGTCGGTGTGGTGCTGCTCGTCGACGCAGTCCCCGGAATTGCGATCGCACCGCGAGCACAACTGCAGGCCTTGTTACGCATCGGAATTGGCGACGATGGGCGCATCCACACCATCGACATCGTCGGCGAGCCCGCACGGCTGCGCACCGCCGTGCTGACAGTTCCCGTTGCGGCACTCAGGAATTCCACAGCCGGTTCGGGTACCAACGACACCGTGCGAGCCTCGGAGCGCGATGAGTGCTAACACGTTCGGACGGCGGGCGCTCTTGCGCGGCGGCGCGCTGCTCGGTGCGGCAGCAGTGCTGGCGTGGCCGCAAGCATGCAGCGGCGACGACGGGGCACTGACGTTCTTCTTCGCCGCCAACCCGGAGGAGGCCGATGCCAGGATGCGGGTCATCGACGCGTTTGCGCGCCAGCATCCCGACATCAAGGTTCGCACGCTGCTGTCCGGGCCCGGAGCGATGCAGCAAATCGCAACGTTTTGCGCCGGCGGCAAGTGCCCGGACGTGCTGATGGCCTGGGAGATGACGTACGCCGAGCTGGCCGACCGCGGCGTGTTGCTGGACCTCAATACCATGCTGGCACAAGACAAAGACTTCGCCGCGCAGCTCAAGGCGGACAGCATCCCGTCGTTGTACGACACCTTCACATTCAATGGCGGACAGTACGCTCTCCCCGAGCAGTGGTCGGGGAATTACTTGTTTTACAACCGGCGACTCTTCGCTGACGCCGGCGTGCCGCCACCTCCGCGAAACTGGGAACAGCCGTGGAGCTTTGCTCAATTTCTGGAGACCGCGAGGGCGCTCACCAAGCGCGACGGCTCGGGACGGGCCACCCAGTGGGGATTCGTCGACACATGGGCCCCCCCGTACTCGGCTGGGCTCTTCGCGATGAACAACGGCGCGCCGTGGTGTAGCCCGCGCAGGAACCCTACCCACGTCAACTTCGACAACGACGCGTTCATCGAAGGCGTCCAGTTTTATGCCGACCTCGCCACCAAGCACAGGGTGGCACCGACCGTCACCGAGCAGCAGTCGATGTCAACGATGGATCTGTTCTCCGTGGGGAAGGCCGCGATGGCGCTGGGCGGGCACTGGCGATACCAGACCTTCGACCGGGCCGAAGGGCTGGACTTCGACGTCACAATATTGCCGACCGGTCCCAAAGGCCAAGGCGCCCACTCGAACATCGGCACCACCGGTCTTGCCATCGCGGCCAGCAGTCCCCGCACAGAACAAGCTTGGGAATTCGTGAAATTCGCCGCCGGCCCGGTAGGACAGGCCCTCATCGGCGAATCCCGCTTATTTGTGCCGGTACTGCGATCGGCGATCGACTCGGGCGGATTCGCGAAGGCACATAGCAGGCTGCGCAACCTCGCCGTGCTCACCGGCGGGCCCGCCCATTCGGAAGGTCTGCCCATCAGTCCGGCGTGGGAGAAAGTCAACGCTCTCATCGACCGCAATTTCGGGCCGGTACTGCGCGGCGCTCGACCGGCGACCTCGCTGACCGGGCTGACCGGTGCTGTTGAGGAAGTGCTGCGCAAACCATGACAGCGACCGCCGAACCCACCGTCCTGGCGCAGGTCGCCCGGGCAGGCCGTAGTGCCACGAACCGGCGACGTGCCCGCGCGGGACGCTTATTCGTTGCGCCAAACCTGGTCGCGGTCGCAGTTTTCACGCTGTTCCCACTAGGTTTTTCGCTCTACATGAGCTTTCAGAGGTGGGATGTGTTCACCCCGCCGAAATTCGTCGGGCTGTCCAACTTCCGTAACCTGTTCACCGCCGATCCGCTATTCCTCATCGCGCTGACTAACACCGTGGTGTTCACCCTCGGCAGTGTGGTGCCCACGGTGGTCATCAGTCTCGTCGTCGCCGCGTTACTCAACCGAAAGATCAAGGGAATCGGGCTTTTCCGGACCGCGGCTTTCCTACCACTGGCAGTGTCATCGGTGGTGATCGCCGTGGTGTGGCAGTTCGTCTTCAACACCGACAACGGATTGCTTAACATCATGCTCGGGTGGATCGGCATTAGCCCCATCCCGTGGCTGGTCGACCCGAAGTGGGCGATGGTCTCGCTGTGCTTGGTCAGTGTGTGGAAGAGCGTGCCGTTTGCCACTGTCGTGCTGCTGGCAGCCATGCAAGGGGTACCCGACACCCTCTACGAGGCGGCCAGGATCGACGGGGCCGGTGAGATACGACAGTTCGTCTCCATCACGGTGCCGCTGATCCGCGGCGCGGTGTCATTTGTGGTCGTCATTTCAATCATCCACGCATTCCAGGCATTTGACCTGGTCTACGTGCTCACCGGCCGCAATGGCGGGCCGGAAACCGGAAC
This Mycobacterium xenopi DNA region includes the following protein-coding sequences:
- a CDS encoding ABC transporter substrate-binding protein, whose translation is MSANTFGRRALLRGGALLGAAAVLAWPQACSGDDGALTFFFAANPEEADARMRVIDAFARQHPDIKVRTLLSGPGAMQQIATFCAGGKCPDVLMAWEMTYAELADRGVLLDLNTMLAQDKDFAAQLKADSIPSLYDTFTFNGGQYALPEQWSGNYLFYNRRLFADAGVPPPPRNWEQPWSFAQFLETARALTKRDGSGRATQWGFVDTWAPPYSAGLFAMNNGAPWCSPRRNPTHVNFDNDAFIEGVQFYADLATKHRVAPTVTEQQSMSTMDLFSVGKAAMALGGHWRYQTFDRAEGLDFDVTILPTGPKGQGAHSNIGTTGLAIAASSPRTEQAWEFVKFAAGPVGQALIGESRLFVPVLRSAIDSGGFAKAHSRLRNLAVLTGGPAHSEGLPISPAWEKVNALIDRNFGPVLRGARPATSLTGLTGAVEEVLRKP
- a CDS encoding carbohydrate ABC transporter permease encodes the protein MTATAEPTVLAQVARAGRSATNRRRARAGRLFVAPNLVAVAVFTLFPLGFSLYMSFQRWDVFTPPKFVGLSNFRNLFTADPLFLIALTNTVVFTLGSVVPTVVISLVVAALLNRKIKGIGLFRTAAFLPLAVSSVVIAVVWQFVFNTDNGLLNIMLGWIGISPIPWLVDPKWAMVSLCLVSVWKSVPFATVVLLAAMQGVPDTLYEAARIDGAGEIRQFVSITVPLIRGAVSFVVVISIIHAFQAFDLVYVLTGRNGGPETGTYVLGIMLFQHAFGFLEFGYASALAWVMFAILLALTVLQLRFARGRSWEVDRGLG